The Trichoderma atroviride chromosome 5, complete sequence genome contains a region encoding:
- a CDS encoding uncharacterized protein (EggNog:ENOG41) — MGKLYYFQAPNFDINPDSDVAPRLGSIFSNLEMLKAPLNQQELITIPKNLMNQSVTADFNENDIRGFQTQADLNANGIQGIGFGGSTDLIYAFARDKKNVYHCELLETLEFEPNQDFVTESIRASWRVQSFLENSLVGRKRVYMITGLKIASGFSKSTNENHHSAKLRVAAKATVLGGLGLNINASSARTVSQGRTLNRIVFAYRAIRIKLKRDGEARYRYRSGGKYGIEDDDDDDGDGDDEDGWDLQPLEEEDRLKDFPDSVEIDIEGALADE; from the coding sequence ATGGGCAAATTGTATTACTTCCAGGCACCCAATTTCGACATAAATCCTGACAGCGATGTGGCTCCAAGACTTGGAAGCATCTTTTCCAACCTTGAGATGCTAAAAGCCCCGCTTAATCAACAAGAATTAATCACTATTCCCAAAAACCTCATGAACCAGAGCGTTACCGCCGACTTTAACGAAAATGACATCCGGGGCTTCCAGACCCAAGCTGATCTCAATGCCAACGGGATCCAGGGAATTGGCTTTGGAGGATCTACGGACCTCATCTACGCCTTCGCTCGAGATAAGAAAAATGTGTACCACTGCGAGTTGCTTGAGACTCTTGAGTTCGAGCCCAATCAAGATTTCGTAACTGAGAGTATTCGAGCATCATGGAGAGTTCAAAGCTTTCTAGAAAATAGCCTCGTGGGTAGAAAGAGGGTATATATGATCACGGGATTGAAGATCGCCTCCGGGTTCTCTAAATCTACGAACGAGAACCATCACAGCGCTAAGCTTAGAGttgcagcaaaagcaacaGTTCTAGGGGGTCTAGGGCTCAACATAAACGCCTCTAGTGCCCGAACAGTATCTCAAGGGCGGACTTTGAACAGGATTGTGTTTGCGTATAGAGCTATCCGTATAAAGCTGAAGCGGGATGGTGAAGCCAGGTATAGATATAGGAGCGGCGGGAAATATGgcattgaagatgacgatgacgatgacggtgatggcgatgatgaagacggttGGGACTTACAGCCTCTAGAAGAGGAAGATAGACTAAAGGATTTCCCAGATTCTGTTGAAATTGACATAGAAGGAGCATTGGCCGACGAATAG
- a CDS encoding uncharacterized protein (EggNog:ENOG41), with translation MWHHLVLAKAPLFQLTMENKAVFDLKRLQRSAPGDQAIHLRHVLTSNPGAVSSLTSELITLVASDLLPSIALSLWPMAANDPTAIVAVMHQELCLNAQRSAIRHFYRHLRREKTFAKAWEAVGGASGVAQLAAKLNLNHVRLLFSLLGDAGRARGARKERQRAMEELLTLLWGDDGEASASAVGTDGGPFDSRPLRDDYVKLIPACSGAFRVEWQEMKRQLPERYSHFVTTDQEFFEHYYNEKLRRGEITASDFLHEIKPLAAGRIDYGLHILHKFAESETLLGASPSDLLKTIFDPLGKRLLSNRMISSDVTLQFWSRVVSCLKERQAFRGDFDNSAEHYRRLVARLFKVWNRSRAKAEYTDMLATLFSILPQIVVNRYNLVELVRKPARSLRYRLLRLFLKNTGGYQFDIGEPDSLDHTEFQKSTLRWPARLFFELSAKEALSLFIKVRRAGNYIAFAYGHTFYFERRDADDWDSADHHIVQALLLNRNPAALPSMAADLEAMRSEIRLQELPERMKKATQGRSPEARSLWCAAALSLCIAIGDLDLLAETLRWARRFNKDPLALKEMYSQSCISRHEGISLLAVLHFNKDTPLTMTLEQLTKNIRSANEILQTLFETAIMAANEPSFDASNWQATLGLIRKAISRRLNWINDFQDRCEMSDDALFDAVWEPTLTMLKEMISTLLGPAGERFKAIDAYATVSWRLVSEPETMREPTIRFLNALAVFHDSIWAERRMLETPAIVTAGEIWPKGLAIQHLSDHFGMTMAYLPYTRSRIESIVYMDAHKAMASVQVDEETQAAIGEFIDSWREALRLYIRSPRVRYSKSPTLKDFPLRMQRQERITKAWKYATVNLSKGRMSLEEAERFWWPVFSDGRINVERDEVGIDESANQRPEPSLPEDDEDMHPTEWNPDPDYNRLSQPEKSKSIAPTYLDVLLSQSPETTIFYPKRPSKSSAFDAVKAVIPGKPRPCSFWQSAYTTGRKLTGRGADAYVTAGILALNMKYGSDVSLLKTPFPGANTARIPAVYLDEEFLEREAAKDTQIHTMVTNLSSYVPTRLLARLAASVLESIRKKPESEKPYKIFSCIIDVMLEGINPSLAFPLIQQFVLEYPSASAWHRLLLSPQTLMSFLPSDAKKFFESFTDAILDRLQAQAERRAEEPDSSESKGPLVKITTVKMLAQLLRECPVVDSSFAVDLNIRILERATHVDIRIASIRALTEALSTTTSPVVKQRIFDALFKHAAPMASSVHEAQPAVDWDALKPGDELPEIWGDGSGNFWNPPIVDVILLAGREIDLQSDQGRTLTKLKNFVLDSSAENNRRWTNLFLKKNGFSVPDNAQLPPIPVFPTALNTLLVLMQSETSLKYIDLMKRYTLMKMNPPDWLARINKAVKDDRDLSRSNAGKHWYNLWSSDSYTYMTNTLGNVSVFLGPKNPDTRDREQSRAFYESLEQFIYEVGDAFITEGLSSQYLSFLDKLSWMGPESPVWRRLVDRINSLRTPAWQADPNRKPKVLPDTLPLKMKMLNLPKQKLTNPDEAKTVMSRCVNGVIELLDEFVSSGTPYFERFNTLQNELGTVEPMAEMAILLGSEPARRSANEVTLVDHLRLDLAINMMNRSNVLNKGLGKAHDEDVINAAAGLVVDMSNSHVEYIRTLAAPLKNGLENDTGFNWWD, from the coding sequence ATGTGGCATCATCTTGTACTGGCAAAAGCACCATTATTCCAGCTCACCATGGAGAACAAGGCAGTCTTTGATTTGAAGCGTCTTCAACGCTCTGCGCCTGGAGATCAAGCCATCCATCTACGGCATGTCTTAACCAGCAATCCAGGCGCTGTATCTTCCCTCACATCTGAGCTGATAACGCTCGTGGCATCGGATCTTCTCCCCTCCATTGCCCTTTCATTATGGCCCATGGCCGCCAACGATCCCACCGCAATTGTCGCGGTTATGCACCAGGAACTCTGCCTTAATGCTCAGCGCTCAGCCATCCGGCATTTCTATCGCCATCTGCGCCGCGAAAAAACGTTTGCCAAGGCCTGGGAGGCGGTCGGTGGTGCTTCTGGAGTTGCTCAGCTGGCGGCAAAGCTCAACTTGAATCATgttcgtcttctcttcagctTGCTTGGAGATGCTGGCCGTGCAAGAGGCGCGCGAAAGGAGCGCCAGAGGGCCATGGAAGAGCTCCTGACGCTGTTATGGGGAGATGACGGAGaagcatctgcatctgccgtTGGCACCGATGGCGGTCCATTTGACAGCCGTCCATTGCGCGATGATTATGTCAAGCTTATCCCAGCTTGCAGCGGCGCGTTTAGAGTAGAGTGGCAGGAGATGAAGCGCCAGCTCCCGGAGAGATACAGCCACTTTGTGACTACTGATCAAGAGTTCTTTGAACATTATTACAACGAAAAGCTACGGCGCGGCGAAATCACTGCCTCGGACTTTCTACATGAGATAAagcctcttgctgctggccgtatAGACTACGGCTTGCACATTCTGCACAAGTTCGCAGAGAGTGAAACGCTGCTTGGGGCGTCTCCCAGTGATCTCTTGAAAACAATCTTCGATCCACTGGGGAAGCGATTATTATCCAACAGAATGATATCAAGTGACGTGACGTTGCAGTTCTGGAGCCGCGTTGTCAGCTGTCTGAAAGAGCGTCAAGCATTTCGTGGAGACTTTGACAACTCCGCCGAGCATTACAGAAGACTTGTTGCTCGCTTATTCAAGGTGTGGAATCGCTCACGGGCAAAAGCTGAATATACGGATATGCTCGCTACCCTGTTTTCTATTCTCCCTCAGATTGTGGTGAATAGATACAATCTCGTCGAACTCGTAAGGAAACCTGCGCGGTCACTGAGGTATCGGTTGTTACGCCTGTTCCTGAAAAACACGGGCGGATACCAATTTGATATTGGAGAGCCCGATAGCTTGGATCACACAGAGTTTCAGAAATCAACACTCCGCTGGCCGGCACGCCTCTTTTTCGAATTATCCGCAAAGGAAGCCCTTTCGTTGTTCATCAAGGTCCGACGAGCAGGAAATTATATCGCATTTGCGTATGGCCATACGTTTTACTTTGAACGGCGAGACGCAGATGACTGGGATTCAGCCGATCACCACATCGTACAGGCCCTCTTGTTGAATCGGAACCCGGCAGCTCTCCCTTCCATGGCAGCAGATCTGGAAGCCATGAGGTCTGAGATCCGCCTTCAAGAGTTGCCAGAGAGGATGAAAAAGGCCACCCAAGGCCGCAGTCCGGAAGCTCGATCGCTGTGGTGCGCAGCCGCCCTTTCACTTTGTATAGCAATAGGGgatcttgatctccttgCAGAAACGCTTCGCTGGGCACGGCGGTTCAACAAAGATCCATTGGCCCTCAAAGAAATGTACAGCCAGTCTTGCATCTCAAGACATGAAGGAATCAGCCTTTTGGCTGTGCTACATTTTAACAAAGACACACCATTGACAATGACTCTGGAACAGCTTACCAAGAACATACGCTCTGCGAATGAAATCTTGCAGACCCTTTTTGAGACTGCCATCATGGCTGCAAATGAACCGAGTTTTGACGCCAGTAATTGGCAGGCCACTCTTGGCTTGATTAGAAAAGCCATATCTCGCCGCTTGAATTGGATCAATGACTTCCAAGATCGCTGCGAGATGTCCGACGATGCGCTCTTTGACGCTGTTTGGGAGCCGACGCTTACCATGCTGAAGGAAATGATATCGACTCTCCTTGGCCCTGCGGGCGAAAGGTTCAAGGCAATCGATGCCTATGCCACAGTATCTTGGAGATTAGTTAGTGAGCCTGAAACTATGCGGGAACCAACTATCAGATTTCTCAATGCTTTGGCGGTATTTCACGACTCGATTTGGGCGGAGCGCCGAATGCTTGAGACTCCTGCTATAGTAACAGCGGGCGAGATTTGGCCAAAAGGACTTGCTATCCAACATCTATCCGACCACTTTGGTATGACCATGGCATATCTCCCTTATACACGATCGCGAATCGAGAGTATCGTGTATATGGATGCCCATAAAGCCATGGCGTCTGTGCAGGTAGATGAGGAAACCCAAGCAGCCATTGGGGAGTTTATAGATAGTTGGCGCGAGGCTCTGCGGCTATATATACGTTCTCCACGAGTGCGATATAGCAAGAGTCCGACGTTGAAAGATTTCCCTTTGCGTATGCAGCGTCAAGAACGCATTACAAAGGCCTGGAAGTATGCAACTGTCAACCTTTCCAAGGGTCGTATGtctctggaagaagctgaacgGTTTTGGTGGCCTGTATTCAGTGACGGTCGAATTAATGTTGAAAGAGACGAGGTTGGGATTGATGAGTCGGCTAATCAACGTCCTGAGCCATCTCTTcctgaagacgacgaagataTGCATCCAACTGAGTGGAATCCAGATCCAGATTATAACCGGCTATCGCAGCCTGAGAAAAGCAAATCTATCGCACCAACCTATTTGGATGTTTTGCTCAGTCAATCACCAGAAACAACGATCTTTTACCCAAAAAGACCTTCGAAATCTTCTGCCTTTGACGCTGTCAAGGCAGTTATCCCAGGAAAGCCGCGTCCTTGTTCCTTCTGGCAGTCGGCTTATACTACCGGAAGGAAGCTTACCGGCAGAGGAGCGGATGCCTATGTGACAGCAGGAATTCTAGCTTTGAACATGAAATATGGGTCAGATGTTTCTTTGCTGAAGACGCCGTTCCCTGGTGCTAACACGGCGCGCATTCCGGCCGTATATCTGGACGAAGAGTTTCTTGAGagagaagcagccaaagataCTCAGATTCATACTATGGTGACTAACCTGAGTTCCTACGTGCCAACACGCTTGCTCGCCCGTCTAGCAGCTTCAGTTCTTGAGAGCATAAGGAAGAAGCCCGAGTCAGAAAAGCCATATAAGATATTTTCGTGTATAATTGACGTCATGTTAGAGGGGATCAATCCCTCGTTGGCATTTCCCTTGATTCAGCAGTTTGTTTTGGAATATCCCAGTGCAAGTGCATGGCACAGGCTGCTTCTTAGCCCTCAGACTCTTATGAGTTTCCTTCCATCTGATGCAAAGAAGTTCTTTGAGAGCTTTACAGATGCTATTCTGGATAGGCTCCAAGCACAAGCAGAAAGGCGCGCAGAGGAGCCCGACTCGTCGGAAAGCAAGGGACCACTGGTCAAAATCACCACTGTCAAAATGTTGGCGCAGCTTCTGAGAGAATGCCCCGTCGTCGATTCGAGCTTCGCAGTGGATTTGAACATTCGAATTCTTGAAAGAGCTACTCATGTGGATATTCGTATAGCCTCTATAAGAGCGCTCACAGAGGCGTTAAGTACGACGACTAGCCCTGTGGTGAAGCAGAGGATATTTGACGCCCTGTTTAAGCATGCTGCGCCAATGGCATCCTCAGTTCATGAAGCACAGCCAGCCGTGGATTGGGATGCATTGAAACCTGGTGATGAGCTGCCTGAAATATGGGGAGACGGCTCTGGGAATTTTTGGAATCCTCCAATCGTGGATGTTATCCTGTTGGCAGGTCGTGAAATAGACCTACAGTCTGACCAAGGACGGACTTTAACGAAGCTCAAAAATTTTGTATTGGACTCTTCCGCAGAAAACAACAGACGATGGACGAATCTTTTCTTAAAGAAGAATGGATTCAGCGTACCAGACAACGCCCAGCTTCCTCCAATCCCGGTTTTCCCGACGGCACTGAATACTCTGCTCGTTTTAATGCAGTCGGAGACTTCGTTAAAGTACATCGACCTGATGAAGCGGTACAcattgatgaagatgaatcCTCCCGACTGGCTGGCTCGTATTAACAAGGCTGTAAAAGATGACAGGGATCTGTCCAGATCTAATGCTGGCAAGCATTGGTACAATCTGtggagcagcgacagctACACCTACATGACCAATACTCTTGGAAATGTCTCCGTGTTTCTCGGTCCTAAGAATCCGGATACGCGAGACCGTGAGCAGTCAAGAGCGTTTTACGAGTCTTTGGAACAGTTTATTTATGAGGTTGGAGACGCTTTTATTACAGAAGGGCTATCTTCTCAATATTTGTCGTTCTTAGACAAACTATCCTGGATGGGCCCTGAAAGTCCCGTATGGAGACGCCTTGTGGACAGGATAAATAGTCTTCGAACTCCCGCGTGGCAGGCCGATCCGAACCGAAAGCCAAAAGTTCTTCCTGATACGCTGCCgctcaagatgaagatgctgaacTTGCCCAAGCAGAAGCTTACGAATCCGGATGAGGCCAAGACGGTCATGTCCAGATGTGTGAATGGCGTTATAGAGCTCCTCGACGAATTCGTGTCTAGCGGGACACCGTACTTTGAGAGATTCAACACGCTTCAAAATGAATTGGGAACGGTTGAGCCAatggctgagatggccatCTTGCTGGGTTCTGAGCCTGCACGACGGAGCGCCAACGAGGTGACTTTGGTGGATCACCTGCGACTGGACCTCGCAATCAACATGATGAATAGAAGTAATGTTCTCAACAAAGGCCTAGGAAAAGCCCATGACGAGGATGTTATAAACGCAGCTGCTGGGTTGGTGGTGGATATGAGTAATAGTCATGTAGAATACATTCGCACACTGGCGGCGCCGTTGAAGAATGGATTGGAGAATGATACAGGCTTTAATTGGTGGGATTGA
- a CDS encoding uncharacterized protein (EggNog:ENOG41), which produces MSRPGLHGGSIPNEVGADRRLLSASKPPDARTQNLIDEVNKHGFVIIRDAFDASTVAAAKAEALRLTNDPKTAGPAGQAGRNNFEGHKTQRMYSLVDKSRVFDAFALHEDVLALNDHFLDAGYLLNSFQSINILPGETAQTLHYDHGFASLDRPHKPLGSGVMIALDDYTATNGATVIVPDSHNWDSKRIPTMEDTIPVIMPAGSIIYFLSTLWHGGGANTSDKPRLALTAQYCQPWIRPMENMILAVDWEKLDEIPERLVGMLGYKVGSPFIGFVDGRSPRAAVQKLLAKWKGKAESKL; this is translated from the exons ATGAGTCGCCCGGGATTGCATGGAGGCTCCATCCCCAACGAGGTCGGGGCAGACAGGCGGCTCCTCAGCGCATCGAAGCCTCCAGACGCCCGCACGCAGAACCTCATCGACGAGGTCAACAAGCAcggcttcgtcatcatccgaGACGCCTTTGATGCCTCCACCGTGGCCGCGGCAAAAGCTGAGGCCTTGAGGCTGACAAATGACCCCAAGACGGCTGGACCTGCTGGCCAGGCAGGACGCAACAACTTCGAAGGGCACAAGACGCAGCGCATGTACTCGCTGGTGGACAAGTCGCGGGTATTCGACGCCTTTGCGCTGCATGAGGACGTGTTGGCGCTGAATGACCATTTCCTGGATGCGGGATATTTGCTGAATTCGTTTCAGAGCATTAATATCTTGCCTGGGGAGACGGCGCAGACGTTGCATTATGACCATGGGTTTGCGTCGCTGGACAGGCCGCATAAGCCTCTTGGTTCG GGCGTCATGATTGCTCTGGACGACTACACCGCCACCAACGGCGCAACCGTCATCGTCCCTGACTCTCACAACTGGGACTCAAAGCGCATCCCCACCATGGAGGACACCATCCCCGTCATCATGCCGGCGGGCAGCATCATCTACTTCCTCAGCACGCTGTggcacggcggcggcgcgaaTACCAGCGACAAGCCCCGGCTGGCGCTGACGGCGCAGTACTGCCAGCCTTGGATCCGGCCGATGGAGAACATGATCCTGGCGGTTGACTGGGAGAAGCTGGACGAGATTCCGGAGAGGCTGGTGGGCATGCTGGGGTACAAGGTTGGCAGCCCGTTTATTGGCTTTGTGGATGGGAGGAGTCCGAGGGCGGCGGTGCAGAAGTTGCTGGCGAAGTGGAAGGGAAAAGCTGAGTCGAAGCTGTGA
- a CDS encoding uncharacterized protein (SECRETED:SignalP(1-19)~CAZy:GH18) has translation MFFSKALAAAGLLATTALAAPLEKRAAGGKLVVYWGAEDDSTTLANVCADSSYDIVNLAFLDKFSAGGGYPSLSLSTLGGPSAAQKSAGATNLQDGTSLVPAIKACQAAGKLVILSMGGAVGFSQVTLSGDSQGQAVADMVWNLFLGGTATPTLRPFGTVKLDGVDLDNETGNPTGYLAMTQRFRSNFAKDTSKRYYLTAAPQCPFPDASEPLNVCQLLDYVWVQFYNNGNCNVGQSGFNTAVKNWSKNIGNATLFIGALASGADGDQGYISPTSLISAYNGVSALNLPNVGGIMLWEAQLAVKNGNFQKTIKAAIGSGTTPPPPPSSTTPAGSSPTCSWAGHCAGATCSTDDDCSDSLTCNSGKCGTAGSTAPPPPPTTCSWEGHCLGATCGNDNDCSDPYFCSNGVCSQ, from the exons ATGTTTTTCAGCAAAgcattggctgctgccgGCCTTTTGGCCACTACTGCTCTCGCAGCACCCTTGGAGAAGCGTGCCGCTGGAGGCAAGCTTGTCGTCTATTGGGGCGCCGAGGACGACTCAACAACTTTGGCTAATGTATGTGCGGACTCGTCGTACGACATTGTCAACCTGGCGTTCCTCGACAAGTTctctgctggtggtggctaCCCCTCGCTCTCTCTGAGCACTCTCGGTGGCCCATCCGCCGCTCAGAAGTCTGCCGGCGCCACCAACCTCCAGGATGGTACTTCTTTGGTTCCCGCCATCAAGGCCTGCCAGGCCGCCGGCAAGCTGGTCATCCTCAGCATGGGTGGTGCTGTTGGCTTCTCTCAGGTCACCCTTTCGGGCGATTCTCAGGGCCAGGCGGTTGCCGATATGGTTTGGAACCTGTTCTTGGGTGGTACCGCCACTCCTACCCTCCGTCCTTTCGGAACCGTCAAGCTCGACGGTGTTGATCTCG ACAACGAGACTGGCAACCCTACTGGCTACCTGGCCATGACTCAACGCTTCCGATCCAACTTTGCCAAGGACACCAGCAAGAGGTACTACCTTACTGCTGCTCCCCAGTGCCCCTTCCCCGATGCTTCTGAGCCTCTCAACGTCTGCCAGCTCCTCGACTACGTCTGGGTCCAGTTCTACAACAACGGCAACTGCAACGTTGGCCAGTCCGGCTTCAACACTGCTGTCAAGAACTGGAGCAAGAACATTGGCAACGCTACTCTGTTCATTGGTGCGCTGGCCAGCGGTGCCGACGGTGACCAGGGCTACATCTCCCCCAcctctctcatctctgctTACAACGGTGTCTCTGCTCTTAACCTGCCCAACGTTGGCGGTATCATGCTCTGGGAGGCCCAGCTCGCTGTCAAGAACGGCAACTTCCAGAAGACCATCAAGGCTGCCATCGGCTCCGGCAcgactcctcctcctcctccctcttccacCACTCCTGCCGGAAGCTCCCCTACTTGCTCTTGGGCCGGCCACTGCGCTGGTGCTACTTGCAGCACTGACGATGACTGCTCTGACTCCCTCACCTGCAACAGCGGCAAGTGTGGCACCGCTGGCAGCaccgctcctcctcctcctcctacCACTTGCTCTTGGGAGGGCCACTGCCTGGGCGCTACTTGCGGCAACGACAACGACTGCTCTGACCCTTACTTCTGCTCCAACGGCGTCTGCTCTCAGTAA
- a CDS encoding uncharacterized protein (MEROPS:MER0200434~BUSCO:EOG092D3F1T) has product MPSFSFSRGAVFGFSLAAALIATALVLLPSLSVSHLVSGHLSSSSVPSIQSDATNLANPDTAMASRAAPLVYPALSRHTATVIFMHGLGDSGHGWSEAVKLWQSRHRLDEVKFILPNARTMPITVNGGYPMPAWFDVKSLGAASKMTLDERSRDTDEAGILESRAYLYSLIQKEVSEGISADRVVLGGFSQGGAMSLFSGITAPFKLAGIVGMSCWLPLSHKLKEFIPGTNFNQDTPIFMGHGDEDPVVLYEWGTATEERLKEFGYGVKRKTYKGMQHSACIDEFNDVENFLVSKLPAKGNA; this is encoded by the exons ATgcccagcttcagcttcagccgcGGCGCCGTGTTTGGTTTCAGTCTTGCGGCGGCATTGATAGCAACTGCTCTGGTCCTTTTGCCCTCTTTATCGGTTTCACATCTTGTCTCTGGAcatctcagcagcagctccgtcCCCAGCATCCAGAGCGACGCCACCAATCTCGCCAATCCCGACACCGCGATGGCTTCTCGGGCTGCTCCGCTGGTGTATCCGGCCCTGAGCCGCCACACGGCAACAGTCATCTTCATGCACGGCCTGGGAGacagcggccatggctggtcCGAGGCCGTGAAGCTGTGGCAGAGCAGGCACAGGCTCGACGAGGTCAAATTCATTCTGCCGAATGCGCGTACCATGCCCATTACAGTG AATGGAGGCTATCCCATGCCCGCTTGGTTCGATGTC AAATCTCTTGGCGCTGCGTCGAAAATGACCCTTGACGAGAGGTCTCGCGATACGGATGAGGCCGGTATCCTTGAGTCTCGCGCCTACCTCTATTCTCTCATCCAGAAGGAGGTTTCAGAGGGCATCTCCGCTGATCGCGTTGTGCTGGGCGGCTTTTCCCAGGGCGGCGCCATGAGTCTCTTCTCTGGCATTACAGCTCCCTTCAAACTGGCCGGCATCGTTGGCATGTCCTGCTGGCTGCCTCTCAGCCACAAGTTGAAAGAGTTTATCCCCGGGACCAACTTCAACCAGGACACGCCCATCTTCATGGGACACGGCGATGAAGACCCGGTGGTCCTGTATGAGTGGGGCACGGCTACTGAGGAGAGACTCAAGGAATTCGGCTATGGCGTGAAGCGAAAAACATATAA GGGTATGCAGCACTCTGCCTGTATAGATGAGTTTAATGACGTTGAGAATTTCCTCGTGTCGAAGCTCCCTGCCAAAGGCAATGCTTAA